A genomic stretch from Oxobacter pfennigii includes:
- a CDS encoding DJ-1/PfpI family protein yields the protein MKKVLLLLANGFEAYEASVFSDVLGWNKLEGDGTTLVVTAGMRQKLKCTWNFTVIPEIQVSEINVNDYDALAIPGGFEEAGFYEDAFSEEFLNIIRQFNSTGRIIASICVGALPIGKSGILKGRNGTTYNLNGSRRQRQLSEFGVNIVNESIVIDNNVITSYNPSTAIDVAFKLLEMLTSADNCRRVKELMGF from the coding sequence ATGAAAAAGGTTCTATTATTATTGGCAAACGGATTTGAGGCATATGAAGCAAGTGTCTTTTCAGATGTATTAGGCTGGAATAAACTCGAAGGAGATGGCACCACTTTAGTGGTAACTGCAGGTATGAGACAGAAACTTAAATGTACATGGAATTTTACAGTCATCCCTGAAATACAGGTTTCAGAAATAAATGTCAATGATTATGATGCACTTGCAATCCCAGGAGGATTTGAAGAAGCAGGATTTTATGAAGATGCCTTCAGTGAAGAGTTTTTAAATATAATAAGACAGTTTAACAGTACCGGAAGGATAATAGCATCCATATGTGTAGGAGCTCTGCCTATAGGTAAGAGCGGAATTTTAAAAGGTAGAAATGGGACTACATATAATCTGAATGGAAGCAGAAGGCAAAGGCAATTATCTGAATTCGGGGTTAATATTGTGAATGAAAGTATAGTGATAGATAATAATGTTATAACCTCCTACAACCCTTCTACTGCAATTGATGTAGCGTTTAAACTGCTGGAGATGCTTACATCTGCTGATAATTGCCGCAGGGTAAAGGAACTAATGGGGTTTTAA